In Tiliqua scincoides isolate rTilSci1 chromosome 1, rTilSci1.hap2, whole genome shotgun sequence, the following are encoded in one genomic region:
- the LOC136641865 gene encoding uncharacterized protein translates to MGGSQTSVQEKLEPGDLFRVVTRSDWEELQKDLSRLAEWAAKWQMRFIVNRASGVSSPSFLSALTKNELVKKEPFSEVVRGGTYCTHNKNDQEYKHRPVEIIHDAETLLGKQVGCKPLRKICKNFITWVFPDSEQNEPQAGDLIEIFRGLYNHWGIYVGGGNVVHLTVPGGTSGSSGSASSSFPSVHTKKGLVKKELLSKVVEWGMYRISNKYDEKYGHRPVEEIVRDAEAMVGQEVDYNLFKNNCEHFATWLHHGVPDSEQVEIVEEGLTGNLTEGAVAIAMWFFLATWVKDHIKEIRKKNTTKRNKEDRMKNTINGQTQEANGFWLEIQPEASAL, encoded by the exons ATGGGGGGGAGTCAAACG TCCGTGCAGGAGAAGCTGGAACCAGGAGaccttttccgagtggtgaccagaagtgattgggaggagctccagaaggatctctccagactggcagaatgggcagcaaaatggcagatgcgcttcattgtca ATAGGGCTTCTGGAGTTTCTTCTCCCAGCTTTCTATCTGCCCTCACCAAAAATGAACTGGTGAAGAAAGAGCCATTCTCCGAGGTAGTGAGAGGGGGTACATACTGCACCCACAACAAGAATGACCAGGAATACAAACACAGGCCTGTGGAGATCATCCATGATGCAGAAACCTTGCTGGGAAAACAGGTGGGCTGCAAACCCTTGAGAAAAATCTGCAAGAACTTCATCACCTGGGTGTTCCCTGACAGTGAGCAG AATGAGCCACAAGCTGGAGACCTGATAGAGATTTTCCGGGGACTCTACAACCATTGGGGGATCTACGTAGGTGGTGGAAATGTGGTCCACCTGACTGTGCCAG GTGGGACTTCTGGATCTTCAGGATCTGCCTCCTCCAGCTTTCCATCTGTCCATACCAAAAAGGGACTAGTGAAGAAAGAGCTGCTCTCCAAGGTAGTGGAATGGGGAATGTACCGGATCAGCAACAAGTATGATGAGAAATATGGCCATAGGCCCGTGGAAGAGATTGTCCGTGATGCAGAAGCCATGGTGGGGCAAGAGGTGGACTACAACCTCTTCAAAAACAACTGCGAGCATTTTGCCACCTGGTTGCACCACGGGGTTCCTGACAGTGAGCAG gtgGAAATAGTGGAAGAGGGCCTAACTGGGAACCTTACAGAAGGTGCTGTTGCAATTGCTatgtggttttttttggctacCTGGGTCAAAGACCACATTAAAGAAATTAGGAAGAAAAACACCACCAAGCGCAACAAAGAAGATAGGATGAAAAATACCATCAATGGGCAGACTCAGGAGGCCAATGGATTTTGGCTGGAAATTCAACCAGAGGCATCTGCActataa